One Thermococcus sp. genomic region harbors:
- the udg gene encoding type-4 uracil-DNA glycosylase, with amino-acid sequence MGKEELMRKLEERIRNCRKCPLWELRTNAVPGAGSYDAKVMFVGEAPGYWEDQKGLPFVGRAGKVLDELLEGIGLTREEVYITNIVKCRPPNNRDPTEEEIRACSPYLDRQIDIIRPKVIVPLGRHSMRYILEKFGFEPEPISKIHGKTFEAYTLFGKIVIMPTYHPAAALYRPPIREELERDFRKLGELLKELG; translated from the coding sequence ATGGGGAAGGAAGAACTGATGAGAAAGCTTGAGGAGAGGATAAGGAACTGCCGGAAGTGTCCCCTCTGGGAGCTCAGGACGAACGCAGTCCCCGGTGCTGGAAGCTACGACGCCAAGGTGATGTTCGTCGGGGAAGCACCGGGCTACTGGGAAGACCAGAAGGGCCTTCCCTTCGTCGGTAGAGCTGGAAAGGTGCTTGACGAGCTTTTGGAAGGGATAGGCCTGACGAGGGAGGAAGTTTACATAACCAACATCGTCAAGTGCCGGCCCCCGAACAACCGCGACCCAACGGAGGAGGAGATAAGGGCCTGCTCGCCCTACCTCGACAGGCAGATAGACATAATCCGGCCGAAGGTCATAGTCCCGCTCGGGAGGCACTCAATGAGGTACATCCTTGAGAAGTTTGGATTTGAGCCAGAGCCGATAAGCAAGATACACGGAAAGACCTTCGAGGCATATACTCTCTTCGGCAAAATCGTCATTATGCCAACCTATCACCCGGCTGCGGCCCTCTACAGACCACCCATAAGGGAAGAGCTTGAAAGGGACTTCAGGAAGTTAGGGGAGCTTTTAAAGGAGCTTGGCTGA
- a CDS encoding tubulin-like doman-containing protein has protein sequence MVELRVFPDVIMGIGGAGKNLVFQMLRTEWLVRALLENSEKKYTFIILDTAVGEMKDDLAHKEEIDAFIEKIAEEMNKPKNIDVEVRNIIQDLHIDTPRVLYTKNLIDELHRKKLVKVWWILDKKHGVDNTEALQKYGSSGFSKGTIRRRGVTKAMFYKALVEGRVDEIFSIKPGAQEIAMVVGLGGGTGSGIFIDLAQRIRDSNPGVTITLFGILPSLEEGEEKANAYIALSELEYLRLTQGKFGEVLFNHVVLSTIQPTRFRGSDDAYAKNIALQEFSEAFVYTFVNFYDAKSGNQSDEIEPNHYGRFTLMTSGIVRYEVESTVSNKKDLDEAVTAFTKALKVEEDIREKDIEGIIGLLKEAEMIEPSGGDGSFYSRYLDYIKNTRLIQEFYGFLTNPVLMAFNYNSPKAVMDEINTRILMGDQKFSDVVNGLKTPEEILDFINQLKTAIESAKTDFRDDVDKKIYETFVKILDNIHLSIEQLAVLHRFRFPENLKKSYEPYETEIGTALRDLATFEAKPVVLNRIDDLRRAVGNDIASRERRLSEIEEELKALEKEKAKIENDVEEIIEINTKLLRNYYRFIKDLPEIEGLIREASRKIQRVLDDLKTHALGDIDKNLEPEMLARQVSEDMESALEGLKNLVTKLEAIFPGNPEVLTLKDLIDYIDLIKETLLNYYGYRYYEWRQENRSLGERLRGKDYSVEMEDYLDRYEKAYSRVSRRKELSSFIRIRPGAEPNTISNVEINRLDESIWIIIKKLRDSIQDSITAKIGKRLNVDLKDIQLDKVASESKSQQEFISKAKNAIYEAILAKTGVGSKLNELIEEKKKLEAEIEELSKFQGLLGTLRERIVDVRSRLQKEWKEYKNRYDETMKKLKKYLEKTSSRRNEKGTFIYKVQPSPEALGLLMDASEGSLAKILQNPSLNTISQNEFNKILNTFRELLQTLIIPEYSGVDKYRRIVEGEDGIPIEWKLKSVLSYINSPVNENTGEVTEKLREVVMETLERTVKPRKVVPTGMPARGSPWDIAITIIFPKVFLEDIYGLYQKNNSYYDEYYSLNQSGKKREIFHHVYKLEDGWYIAREPMDFDEAIILASDEQYNNRDVSEEILNKYYIKHNVANKGPEGSE, from the coding sequence ATGGTCGAGCTTCGGGTCTTCCCCGATGTTATTATGGGAATTGGTGGCGCTGGCAAAAACTTGGTCTTCCAGATGCTCCGCACTGAGTGGCTCGTCAGGGCCCTGCTGGAGAACTCGGAGAAGAAGTACACCTTCATAATCCTCGACACAGCCGTCGGGGAGATGAAGGACGACCTCGCCCACAAGGAGGAGATAGACGCCTTCATTGAAAAAATCGCCGAGGAGATGAACAAGCCGAAAAACATAGACGTTGAGGTCAGGAACATCATTCAGGACCTCCACATCGACACCCCGAGGGTGCTCTACACCAAGAACCTCATAGACGAGCTCCACAGGAAGAAACTCGTTAAGGTCTGGTGGATACTCGACAAGAAGCACGGAGTTGACAACACAGAGGCCCTCCAGAAGTACGGAAGCTCGGGCTTCTCGAAGGGAACCATCAGGAGAAGGGGCGTTACCAAGGCAATGTTCTACAAGGCCCTCGTCGAGGGCAGGGTGGACGAGATATTCAGCATAAAGCCCGGCGCCCAGGAGATTGCAATGGTCGTCGGACTCGGCGGTGGCACCGGTTCGGGAATATTCATAGACCTTGCCCAGAGGATAAGGGACTCCAATCCGGGTGTTACTATAACTCTCTTCGGAATCCTCCCGTCCCTTGAGGAGGGCGAGGAGAAGGCAAACGCCTACATAGCCCTTTCGGAGCTTGAGTATCTGAGACTCACCCAGGGGAAGTTCGGGGAAGTCCTCTTCAATCACGTGGTGCTCTCAACAATTCAGCCGACCCGCTTTAGGGGCTCGGACGATGCGTACGCCAAGAACATTGCCCTTCAGGAGTTCTCCGAGGCCTTCGTTTACACCTTCGTGAACTTCTACGACGCCAAGAGCGGAAACCAATCCGATGAAATCGAGCCGAACCACTACGGAAGGTTCACCCTCATGACCTCTGGCATTGTCAGGTACGAGGTCGAGAGCACGGTCTCCAACAAGAAAGACCTTGATGAGGCCGTTACAGCCTTCACAAAGGCCCTGAAGGTCGAGGAGGACATAAGGGAGAAGGACATAGAGGGAATAATAGGTCTCCTGAAGGAGGCGGAGATGATAGAGCCGAGCGGTGGAGATGGAAGCTTCTACAGCAGGTATCTCGACTATATAAAGAACACCCGCCTCATTCAGGAATTCTATGGTTTCCTGACGAACCCAGTTTTGATGGCCTTCAACTACAACTCTCCCAAGGCAGTTATGGACGAGATAAACACCCGCATTCTGATGGGCGACCAGAAATTCTCGGACGTCGTCAACGGACTTAAGACCCCCGAGGAGATACTGGACTTCATAAACCAGCTCAAGACAGCCATAGAGAGCGCCAAGACGGACTTCAGGGATGACGTTGACAAGAAGATATACGAGACCTTTGTGAAGATACTCGATAACATCCACCTTTCGATAGAACAGCTGGCGGTTCTCCACAGGTTCAGGTTCCCGGAGAACCTTAAGAAGAGCTATGAACCCTACGAGACCGAAATAGGAACAGCCCTCCGTGACCTTGCGACCTTCGAGGCGAAGCCCGTTGTCCTCAACAGGATAGACGACCTGAGGAGGGCCGTTGGCAACGACATAGCATCAAGGGAACGTAGGCTTAGCGAAATCGAGGAGGAGCTCAAAGCCCTCGAAAAGGAGAAGGCCAAGATAGAGAACGACGTCGAGGAGATAATAGAAATCAACACAAAGCTCCTCAGGAACTACTATCGCTTCATCAAGGACCTTCCCGAGATAGAGGGCCTGATCAGGGAAGCTTCAAGGAAAATACAGCGCGTCCTCGATGACCTTAAGACCCACGCCCTCGGGGACATCGACAAGAACCTTGAGCCGGAGATGTTAGCCCGCCAAGTTTCGGAGGATATGGAGTCTGCCCTTGAGGGTCTGAAGAACCTCGTTACAAAGCTTGAGGCCATCTTCCCGGGCAACCCGGAGGTTCTCACCCTGAAAGACCTTATCGATTACATAGACCTCATCAAGGAGACTCTGCTCAACTACTACGGATACAGGTATTACGAATGGAGACAGGAGAACAGGTCGCTTGGGGAGAGGCTCAGGGGTAAGGATTACAGCGTCGAGATGGAGGACTACCTCGACAGATACGAGAAGGCCTACAGCAGGGTCTCCCGCAGAAAGGAGCTCTCCAGCTTCATAAGGATAAGGCCCGGTGCCGAGCCGAACACGATTTCCAACGTTGAGATAAACAGGCTCGATGAGAGCATCTGGATTATCATCAAAAAGCTTAGGGATTCAATACAGGACAGCATAACCGCCAAGATTGGAAAGCGCCTCAACGTTGACCTCAAGGATATTCAGCTAGACAAGGTGGCCAGTGAGAGTAAATCGCAGCAGGAGTTCATAAGCAAGGCGAAGAACGCCATATACGAGGCCATTCTGGCAAAGACCGGAGTTGGTTCCAAGCTCAATGAGCTCATTGAGGAGAAAAAGAAGCTTGAGGCTGAGATTGAAGAGCTCTCGAAGTTCCAGGGACTTCTTGGTACCCTAAGGGAGAGGATAGTTGACGTTAGGTCGAGGCTCCAGAAGGAGTGGAAGGAGTACAAGAACAGGTACGACGAGACCATGAAGAAGCTCAAGAAATACCTGGAAAAGACCAGCTCAAGGAGAAACGAGAAGGGGACGTTCATCTACAAGGTTCAGCCCTCCCCGGAGGCCCTTGGCCTGCTGATGGATGCCTCGGAGGGCAGTCTGGCGAAGATACTCCAGAATCCAAGCCTGAACACAATCTCCCAGAACGAGTTCAACAAGATACTCAACACCTTCCGCGAGCTCCTCCAGACCCTCATAATTCCGGAGTACTCAGGTGTTGACAAGTACAGGCGCATAGTGGAAGGCGAGGACGGTATCCCAATCGAATGGAAGCTCAAGAGCGTTCTCAGCTACATAAACTCGCCGGTGAACGAGAACACGGGTGAGGTCACGGAGAAGCTCAGGGAGGTCGTCATGGAAACCCTGGAGCGCACGGTCAAGCCCAGAAAGGTAGTTCCGACCGGCATGCCCGCGAGGGGCTCTCCATGGGACATCGCCATAACCATAATCTTCCCGAAGGTCTTCCTTGAGGACATCTACGGCCTCTACCAGAAGAACAACAGCTATTACGACGAGTACTACTCCCTCAATCAGTCAGGCAAGAAGAGGGAAATCTTCCACCACGTTTACAAACTTGAGGATGGCTGGTACATCGCGAGGGAACCGATGGACTTTGACGAGGCGATCATCCTTGCCTCAGACGAGCAGTACAACAACAGGGACGTCAGCGAGGAGATTCTCAATAAGTACTACATAAAACACAACGTGGCCAACAAGGGGCCGGAGGGGAGTGAATGA
- a CDS encoding DUF3213 domain-containing protein translates to MEMSVRPEKKLTRLELRFGKVNFESATVKQYEVLNDVRVWRAFINAYTKKGFVVFDEETLPREELLEKLADLEPEIISERYVTVGELIESSMSWNNIIGKA, encoded by the coding sequence ATGGAGATGAGCGTTAGGCCGGAAAAGAAGCTCACGAGGCTTGAGCTCAGGTTCGGTAAGGTCAACTTCGAGAGCGCAACAGTCAAGCAGTACGAGGTTCTCAACGACGTACGCGTCTGGAGGGCATTCATAAACGCTTACACCAAAAAGGGCTTCGTGGTCTTCGACGAGGAGACCCTGCCGAGGGAAGAACTCCTTGAAAAGCTCGCCGACCTTGAACCGGAGATTATCTCCGAGCGCTACGTCACCGTCGGCGAACTGATTGAGTCCAGCATGAGCTGGAACAACATAATTGGAAAGGCCTGA
- a CDS encoding pantoate kinase has translation MLIRAFVPAHITAFFAPLRKEDPLQTGSVGAGVNLSKGTNVFASIETGTLERHIHVAFNGEPVKRNEAIISYSVAEEIVPEDFIGEVEIWQYFDFPNGYGFGNSAGGALGTALSLGYAFGGTWLGMARIAHRYEVMHGGGLGDVVAQLTGGIEVRVKAGGPGIGVTDNLFFEDYRVLVVPLGPLHTREVLDGDAIKSIEVEGRRALEGLLREPSPERMMLLARNFAEKTGLLGGELLELARELDRVISSPSSMIMLGKGLFALVRGEELGRAKNLLADLDVPYDVADIYTERPRVGRWVG, from the coding sequence ATGCTGATCAGGGCATTCGTTCCAGCCCACATAACTGCTTTCTTCGCCCCCCTGAGGAAAGAAGACCCCCTCCAGACGGGTTCAGTTGGGGCCGGCGTGAACCTCTCAAAGGGCACCAACGTCTTCGCGAGCATCGAAACAGGAACCCTTGAGAGGCACATACACGTGGCATTCAACGGCGAACCCGTGAAGAGGAATGAGGCGATAATAAGCTACTCCGTTGCGGAAGAGATAGTTCCGGAGGATTTTATCGGGGAGGTTGAAATCTGGCAGTACTTCGACTTTCCCAACGGCTACGGCTTTGGGAACAGCGCGGGAGGGGCCCTCGGGACGGCCCTGAGCCTCGGCTACGCCTTCGGTGGAACATGGCTGGGTATGGCCAGGATAGCTCACAGGTACGAGGTCATGCACGGCGGCGGCCTCGGAGACGTTGTTGCCCAGCTGACCGGGGGAATTGAGGTTCGCGTTAAAGCAGGCGGGCCCGGAATAGGCGTTACCGACAACCTCTTCTTCGAGGACTACAGGGTTTTAGTTGTCCCCCTCGGGCCCCTGCACACCAGAGAAGTCCTTGACGGCGACGCCATCAAGTCAATCGAGGTGGAGGGAAGGAGGGCCCTTGAGGGCCTCCTCAGGGAGCCGAGCCCCGAGAGGATGATGCTCCTCGCGAGGAACTTCGCAGAGAAAACCGGTCTCCTGGGCGGTGAACTCCTTGAGCTTGCGAGGGAACTCGATAGGGTAATTTCTAGCCCCAGCTCGATGATAATGCTCGGGAAGGGGCTCTTTGCTTTAGTCAGGGGGGAAGAACTTGGCAGGGCCAAGAACCTTCTGGCCGATTTGGATGTTCCCTACGACGTTGCGGATATCTACACGGAGAGGCCGAGGGTAGGAAGGTGGGTGGGCTAA
- the tes gene encoding tetraether lipid synthase Tes: MAQSVGEIPSGEKEFAESTRRIRDIVQFPEISEEEFESLLKKASRAYGGPLPHRTYSLCPETRRVVPALVWEKDGKVWITKKCPEGMITDLYYESAEQYYRFQRWKFDFKLKSTNVENTGVNCPLDCGLCARHRSHTSLLNIVLTNRCNLSCWYCFFYAKEGQPIYEPTLEQIRQMLRNAKKEHPIGANAVQFTGGEPTLRDDLIEILKMAKEEGYDHVQLNTDGIKLAFDPELVKKIREAGTNTLYLSYDGMTPQTNWKNHWEIPLIFENVRKAGGPGIVLVPTTIRNVNDHELGAIINFGLNHLDIVRGVNFQPISLVGRVPKKERQRFRITIPGAIKRIEEQTNGTIAMDDWYPIPIAGHIARFFEAFTGKHYYMTSHYCCGAATYVFLDREKKRVVPISRFLDVEGFVEYLESKAEEIEQWKTMGKLRKLKLGAEIFMKFRSFYDEKYAPKGLSVLELIKNAFMHGNYDALGKFHQNALFLGMMHFMDEYNYDVERVERCVIHYAMPDGRIVPFCTFNVIPELYRDKVQAQFSYSWEEWKALHPDWEYKKDKYFRTKEFVEKMRNSDLYRKTYIDIEDYFGLAK, from the coding sequence ATGGCCCAGAGTGTTGGTGAAATTCCCAGTGGAGAGAAGGAGTTCGCGGAGTCAACCCGAAGGATTAGGGACATAGTCCAGTTCCCGGAGATAAGTGAGGAGGAGTTCGAGAGCCTCCTGAAGAAGGCCAGCCGTGCCTACGGTGGACCGCTTCCCCACAGAACTTACTCCCTCTGTCCGGAAACGAGGAGGGTCGTTCCGGCGCTGGTGTGGGAGAAAGACGGGAAGGTCTGGATAACCAAGAAATGCCCCGAGGGCATGATAACGGACCTCTACTATGAGAGCGCCGAGCAGTACTACCGCTTCCAGCGCTGGAAGTTCGATTTCAAGCTCAAGAGCACCAACGTTGAGAACACCGGTGTTAACTGTCCCCTCGATTGCGGTCTCTGTGCCAGGCACCGCTCGCACACCAGTTTGCTCAACATAGTACTGACAAACCGCTGCAACCTGAGCTGCTGGTACTGCTTCTTCTACGCCAAGGAGGGCCAGCCAATTTACGAGCCGACCCTTGAGCAGATAAGGCAGATGCTCCGCAACGCGAAGAAGGAGCACCCGATAGGCGCAAACGCCGTCCAGTTCACCGGCGGTGAGCCGACGCTGAGGGACGACCTTATAGAGATACTCAAGATGGCCAAGGAAGAAGGCTACGACCACGTCCAGCTCAACACCGATGGAATAAAGCTCGCCTTTGACCCGGAGCTGGTTAAGAAGATACGCGAGGCCGGAACGAACACCCTATACCTGAGCTACGACGGAATGACTCCCCAGACCAACTGGAAGAACCACTGGGAGATACCCCTCATATTCGAGAACGTGAGGAAGGCAGGCGGACCGGGAATAGTCCTCGTCCCGACAACCATAAGGAACGTCAACGACCACGAACTCGGTGCAATAATCAACTTCGGCCTCAACCACCTCGACATCGTTAGGGGAGTTAACTTCCAGCCGATTTCCCTCGTGGGCAGGGTTCCGAAGAAGGAGCGCCAGCGCTTCAGGATAACTATACCCGGGGCAATAAAGCGCATTGAGGAGCAGACCAACGGGACAATAGCAATGGACGACTGGTATCCGATACCGATAGCGGGCCACATAGCGAGGTTTTTCGAGGCCTTCACGGGCAAGCACTACTACATGACCAGCCACTACTGCTGCGGAGCGGCAACCTACGTCTTCCTCGACCGCGAGAAGAAGCGCGTTGTGCCGATAAGCAGGTTCCTCGATGTTGAGGGCTTCGTTGAATACCTTGAGAGCAAGGCTGAGGAGATCGAGCAGTGGAAGACCATGGGCAAGCTCAGGAAGCTCAAGCTCGGTGCCGAGATATTCATGAAGTTCCGCTCCTTCTACGATGAGAAGTACGCTCCAAAGGGTCTCAGCGTCCTCGAACTCATAAAGAACGCCTTCATGCACGGCAACTACGACGCCCTCGGAAAGTTCCACCAGAACGCGCTCTTCCTAGGGATGATGCACTTCATGGACGAGTACAACTACGACGTTGAGAGGGTTGAGCGCTGTGTAATCCACTACGCCATGCCCGACGGAAGGATAGTCCCGTTCTGTACCTTCAACGTGATTCCCGAGCTCTACAGGGACAAGGTGCAGGCCCAGTTCAGCTACAGCTGGGAAGAGTGGAAGGCTCTCCATCCGGACTGGGAGTACAAGAAGGACAAGTACTTCAGAACAAAGGAGTTCGTTGAGAAGATGAGGAACAGCGATCTCTACAGGAAGACCTACATCGACATAGAGGACTACTTCGGTCTGGCAAAGTGA
- a CDS encoding Na+/H+ antiporter NhaC family protein — MAGFGVLSLLPPLVAIILAIWTKRVILALFTGVWIGGVMVSGWNPLSGTTQTINWIVANATDDWNVKILLFDFLIGAGVGLIYKSGGAFAVGRALAGRVRTSRGASLIGWLLGILVFFDDYTNTIIVGNTMRPITDRMRVSREMLAYIDDSTAAPVAGLALVSTWIGYEVGLIGKAFDKLSVDLSATNGAYWVWLHSVPYRFYSIFAILLVLIVALSHRHFGAMLHAEYRARTTGKVLRDGARPLMTTEVDLGLPKEEGSVHVFVWPIVTLIFVTLYGMWYTGGGSKTYAEGGLMAVLGNSDSALALLWGSFAMVVVAFTLVLLLRQMTVEEAEDAIIRGMKQMVIANTILLLAWSIKSATDAVGTASYVVGLANSAGVSGGWVPLIVFLVAMFVSFTTGTSWGTFSVMMPIAIPLAYGVTGRIGPEVFASIGAVFAGGIFGDHCSPISDTTIMSSMFSGSDHIDHVRTQVPYAFTASSVGLVLYLLFGFGVRNLAVLLLLGLVLLVGAWYFLSEWYGRKYGIPGGRVPVYVAED, encoded by the coding sequence ATGGCTGGCTTCGGTGTGCTTTCCCTGTTGCCACCACTCGTGGCCATTATACTCGCAATATGGACGAAGAGGGTAATCCTCGCGCTCTTCACGGGGGTATGGATAGGGGGAGTTATGGTATCTGGATGGAACCCACTGAGTGGAACTACCCAGACAATCAACTGGATAGTTGCCAACGCCACCGACGACTGGAACGTCAAAATACTCCTCTTCGACTTCTTGATTGGGGCGGGAGTTGGCCTCATCTACAAATCCGGAGGGGCCTTTGCCGTTGGAAGAGCACTCGCCGGAAGAGTCCGCACGAGCAGGGGGGCATCGCTGATAGGCTGGCTCCTCGGGATTCTCGTGTTCTTCGACGACTACACCAACACCATAATCGTCGGAAACACAATGAGGCCCATAACCGACAGGATGAGGGTTTCGCGCGAGATGCTAGCCTACATAGACGACTCAACCGCTGCCCCCGTCGCGGGACTGGCGCTCGTCTCGACGTGGATAGGCTACGAGGTCGGGCTCATCGGCAAGGCCTTCGACAAGCTCAGCGTTGACCTGAGCGCGACCAACGGTGCCTACTGGGTGTGGCTCCACAGCGTCCCGTACAGGTTCTACTCGATATTCGCCATCCTGCTCGTCCTCATAGTGGCCCTGAGCCACCGCCATTTCGGGGCCATGCTCCACGCAGAGTATCGCGCGAGGACAACGGGAAAGGTTCTCCGCGACGGTGCGAGGCCACTGATGACGACGGAGGTTGACCTCGGGTTGCCGAAGGAAGAGGGAAGCGTCCACGTTTTCGTCTGGCCCATAGTGACGCTGATCTTCGTCACCCTCTACGGCATGTGGTACACTGGAGGGGGTAGCAAAACCTACGCGGAAGGTGGCCTGATGGCCGTTCTCGGGAACTCGGACTCTGCACTGGCCCTCCTCTGGGGAAGCTTCGCTATGGTTGTGGTTGCCTTCACCCTCGTCCTGCTCCTGAGGCAGATGACAGTTGAAGAGGCTGAGGACGCTATAATCAGGGGCATGAAGCAGATGGTAATAGCGAACACTATCCTTCTCTTGGCATGGAGCATCAAGAGCGCCACCGATGCCGTTGGAACCGCGTCGTACGTTGTTGGCCTTGCCAATAGCGCCGGTGTAAGCGGGGGTTGGGTTCCGCTGATAGTGTTCCTCGTGGCGATGTTCGTATCCTTCACAACTGGAACGAGCTGGGGAACCTTCAGCGTGATGATGCCCATAGCAATACCGCTCGCATACGGTGTAACTGGAAGAATCGGCCCGGAGGTCTTCGCAAGCATTGGGGCAGTCTTCGCCGGCGGTATCTTCGGAGACCACTGCTCGCCCATAAGCGACACAACGATTATGAGCTCGATGTTCAGCGGTTCTGACCACATAGACCACGTCAGGACGCAGGTACCCTACGCCTTCACGGCTTCGAGCGTGGGACTGGTGCTGTACCTCCTCTTCGGCTTCGGCGTGAGGAACCTCGCGGTGCTCCTCCTCCTTGGTCTGGTATTGCTCGTCGGTGCATGGTACTTCCTGAGCGAGTGGTACGGGAGAAAGTACGGGATTCCAGGGGGAAGGGTGCCAGTTTATGTGGCCGAGGACTGA
- a CDS encoding Tfx family DNA-binding protein: MKSFLTEQQIKILKLRARGLKQSEIAELLGTSRANISILERRALEKIEKARNTLLIWEQINSKVSVEVRRGEDIFTVPERLFQRADEVGVKVPYSTAEIIAFLVEHAPVEERLAKRDFTLFLDANDRLRVSECLLEGIEDMKKTKKKDKSL, from the coding sequence GTGAAGAGCTTCCTCACGGAACAGCAGATTAAGATACTCAAACTGAGGGCGAGGGGGCTTAAGCAGAGTGAGATAGCCGAGCTTCTCGGAACGAGCCGGGCCAACATCAGCATACTGGAACGGAGGGCCCTCGAAAAGATTGAGAAGGCAAGGAACACGCTCCTCATCTGGGAGCAGATAAACTCGAAGGTCTCAGTCGAGGTCAGGCGTGGAGAGGACATCTTTACTGTGCCCGAGAGGCTCTTCCAGAGGGCCGACGAGGTCGGGGTTAAAGTGCCCTACAGCACCGCCGAGATAATAGCCTTCCTCGTGGAGCACGCGCCCGTCGAGGAGAGGCTCGCCAAGAGGGACTTCACGCTCTTTCTGGATGCCAACGACAGGCTCCGCGTCAGTGAGTGCCTGCTTGAGGGAATTGAGGATATGAAGAAGACCAAGAAAAAGGACAAGTCCCTCTAA
- a CDS encoding DUF2139 domain-containing protein, translating to MLLRNYRFPGRYGPEWGSGGIFGLRYHNGTLYFTLAFEGEAHFIDMNSEEEKTYDFSLVGKAPTSGGDTYNAVETVDEFIYFGGWVHAPALYREEGRILFTNKYSHVHAYNTDEGSVKLLWKDSIHNESEWAGEVSEIIYDPYGDRLLLAREDGHANLGVYSLDRRGEKAERLMEKPALKGTRVHDSVFFGVGKNFDWGVTEFRVLDLITGKWGVFEPGRSVDGKPYLRPVLGAMASAYNRAFAFVRGGIFAGNPLMGEGFRFYRLFDFNSFYAPFRVNAINLGGGILTAYNAHHDALYLPWEGEHMEWLMGNTVSGPSVLLYIAPPMVKIVSALGARVTSIEKVGGKLFIATNSTPNTGAKEATPFDTGSRDIVVLDEKVIEEKPPATAFSGTLPDRIFGGIPLDGYRSARAIFYMEKKAGLRVYEYELSFRPDVEVERFELEKGRNVIDLRQFSGIVAFEVEKGGGRFRVELM from the coding sequence ATGCTCCTCAGGAACTACCGCTTTCCCGGTAGATACGGCCCGGAGTGGGGGAGCGGGGGAATATTTGGGCTGAGGTACCACAACGGGACGCTCTACTTTACCCTCGCCTTCGAGGGGGAGGCCCACTTCATCGACATGAACTCGGAAGAGGAGAAAACCTACGATTTTAGTCTCGTTGGAAAGGCCCCGACGAGCGGCGGCGACACCTACAACGCCGTCGAGACCGTTGATGAGTTCATCTACTTCGGTGGCTGGGTTCACGCTCCCGCTCTTTACAGGGAAGAGGGAAGGATACTCTTCACGAACAAGTACTCCCACGTCCACGCCTACAACACTGACGAAGGGAGCGTAAAGCTCCTCTGGAAGGACTCCATCCACAACGAAAGCGAGTGGGCGGGTGAGGTTAGCGAGATAATCTACGACCCCTACGGAGATAGGCTTTTACTCGCGAGGGAGGACGGGCATGCAAACCTCGGCGTTTACTCCCTTGACAGAAGGGGAGAGAAAGCCGAGAGGCTAATGGAAAAGCCCGCCCTGAAGGGGACGAGGGTTCACGACTCGGTCTTCTTCGGCGTCGGCAAAAACTTCGACTGGGGAGTTACGGAGTTCAGGGTCCTTGACCTTATAACGGGGAAGTGGGGAGTCTTCGAGCCGGGGAGGAGTGTTGACGGGAAGCCCTACCTGAGGCCGGTTCTCGGGGCAATGGCCTCAGCCTACAACCGCGCCTTTGCATTCGTCCGCGGTGGAATCTTTGCCGGAAACCCTCTGATGGGCGAAGGGTTTAGATTTTACCGGCTCTTCGACTTCAACTCCTTCTACGCCCCCTTCAGGGTGAACGCGATCAACCTCGGCGGGGGGATTTTAACTGCCTATAATGCCCACCACGATGCCCTTTACCTGCCCTGGGAGGGTGAGCACATGGAGTGGCTGATGGGCAACACGGTTTCAGGCCCCAGCGTTCTGCTCTACATAGCACCGCCTATGGTTAAGATTGTAAGTGCCCTCGGTGCAAGGGTGACGAGCATCGAAAAGGTTGGAGGGAAGCTCTTCATAGCCACCAACAGCACGCCCAATACGGGGGCCAAGGAGGCGACGCCCTTCGATACCGGAAGCAGGGACATCGTGGTTCTAGATGAAAAGGTCATCGAGGAGAAACCGCCTGCGACAGCTTTCAGCGGAACCTTACCTGACCGAATTTTCGGCGGAATACCGCTGGACGGCTATAGGAGTGCAAGAGCTATCTTCTACATGGAGAAAAAGGCCGGGCTCAGGGTTTACGAATACGAGCTCTCCTTCCGGCCGGATGTTGAGGTCGAGAGGTTTGAGCTGGAGAAGGGCAGGAACGTGATAGACCTGAGGCAGTTTTCCGGGATTGTGGCCTTTGAGGTGGAAAAGGGAGGCGGAAGGTTCAGGGTAGAGCTAATGTAA